The Methanomassiliicoccales archaeon genome includes a region encoding these proteins:
- a CDS encoding AMP-binding protein — protein MSIKSRIAIAYARTKLSSRKVSEDVENPLQDWVQLKVRNTFKQDEGFRKALDRKTLGDVDQATFEEYQLHKFRKQVAYVMENSYYYKKKYTEAGVVPDNIRTMDDLDKVPLTEPADLAEEPFLFLCPSQSKIARTFSTSGTSGKPKRLFYTMDDLLNIVDSIAAALRSAGLKSNETLHIMFPAVVAWDPSLMLENACQVAGLKSVVCSSVDVDEQIKVIKDNKTRIIIGLTSFIYRVTVLACDRYDLRSLRLKAIICSSEPLSEAVRKEMEEAWGCKCLSQYGMTEMGLATAIECYVQTGLHINEADFLVEVIDPDTGKRLPPGTEGELVWTSLSFQGSPLLRYRSYDISHYILPPCECGHVTIGKIGKPKGRRDAATKIGLGEHIFPTLFDEAIMKVHGVLNYQLVIDKPSFRDRLHFTVEYNGDMEEGRKAVLETVLALEEIRSGLENDLLDPIEVEMKEVPKDFTPKAKPIVDRRPRFDS, from the coding sequence ATGAGCATTAAAAGCCGCATCGCCATCGCCTACGCGCGCACCAAGCTCTCCTCCAGGAAGGTCTCCGAGGACGTAGAGAACCCCCTGCAAGACTGGGTCCAGCTGAAGGTGCGCAACACGTTCAAGCAGGACGAAGGCTTCCGCAAGGCACTAGACCGGAAGACCCTGGGCGATGTGGACCAGGCGACCTTCGAGGAATACCAGCTGCACAAGTTCCGCAAGCAGGTCGCCTACGTCATGGAGAACAGCTACTATTACAAGAAGAAGTACACCGAAGCCGGGGTGGTGCCTGATAACATCAGGACCATGGACGACCTGGACAAGGTGCCGCTAACCGAGCCTGCCGACCTGGCCGAAGAGCCTTTCTTATTCCTTTGCCCGTCACAGAGCAAGATCGCCCGGACCTTCTCCACCTCCGGGACGTCAGGCAAGCCCAAGCGCCTGTTCTACACCATGGACGACCTGCTGAACATCGTAGATTCCATAGCCGCGGCCCTGAGGTCCGCCGGGCTGAAGAGCAACGAGACGCTGCATATCATGTTCCCAGCGGTGGTGGCCTGGGACCCCAGTCTGATGCTGGAGAACGCTTGCCAGGTGGCAGGGCTGAAGTCGGTGGTGTGCTCCTCGGTGGACGTGGACGAGCAGATCAAGGTAATTAAGGATAACAAGACCCGCATCATCATCGGGCTCACTTCCTTCATCTACCGGGTGACGGTGCTGGCCTGCGACAGGTACGACCTGCGATCCCTAAGGCTCAAAGCCATTATCTGCTCCTCCGAGCCGCTGTCCGAGGCGGTGCGAAAGGAGATGGAGGAGGCCTGGGGCTGCAAATGCCTGAGCCAGTACGGCATGACCGAGATGGGTCTGGCCACCGCCATCGAATGTTACGTTCAAACGGGGCTGCACATCAACGAGGCGGACTTCCTGGTGGAGGTCATCGACCCGGACACCGGGAAGAGGCTGCCTCCGGGAACCGAGGGGGAACTGGTCTGGACCTCCCTGAGCTTTCAGGGCTCCCCCCTCCTGCGCTACCGCTCCTACGACATCTCCCATTACATCCTGCCGCCCTGCGAGTGCGGCCACGTCACCATCGGCAAGATCGGCAAGCCCAAGGGCAGACGGGACGCAGCTACCAAGATCGGTCTGGGAGAGCACATCTTCCCCACGCTTTTCGATGAGGCGATAATGAAGGTGCACGGCGTCCTCAATTACCAGCTGGTCATCGACAAGCCGTCCTTCCGCGACCGGCTGCATTTCACGGTCGAATACAACGGAGATATGGAAGAGGGTCGGAAGGCCGTCCTCGAGACGGTTCTCGCGTTAGAGGAGATACGCAGCGGCCTGGAAAATGATCTTCTGGACCCCATAGAGGTGGAGATGAAGGAGGTCCCCAAGGACTTCACCCCCAAGGCAAAGCCCATAGTGGACCGCAGACCGAGGTTCGACAGCTGA
- a CDS encoding radical SAM protein, whose protein sequence is MSKVIGHTNSLCPKCLKTVPATKVAEDDKVYLIKECPEHGTEKVLIWRGVEDYEDMKRYAAVQSKPLKIAVAEKDNCPQICGLCPDHVQHTCLVVMEITNGCNLKCPVCFASANQFYKFNPAMEIIKGMYQTMLDYVNHPICIQISGGEPTIRDDLPDVVRMGKQMGIDHIELNTNGIRFAEDIEFLKKVKDAGVDSLYFSFDGLHGDIYKQTCGRDILAQKLKCIENCEKVGMGVTLVCVVSPNINLDRVGEVINFAKSKVPTVKGVHFQPIAYFGRFPIAPKDEDRVTIPDLLRAIEEQTGGELRVDNFIPTSCSNVHCDAKSMSVVMEDGTLFPLTSRAFGPPKETKTVATKTRKEISDLWRFIEESLIVEDGEGGGANEWGDFVDRAKTNYLTVSTMAFQDAWTSETERFCNCCIHTVTPDGKLIPFCLFNINSQDGKTLYRHEMWSKYSEK, encoded by the coding sequence ATGAGCAAGGTCATTGGTCACACGAACAGCCTCTGCCCCAAATGCCTGAAGACCGTCCCGGCCACCAAGGTCGCCGAGGACGACAAGGTATACCTGATCAAGGAATGCCCCGAGCACGGCACGGAGAAAGTGCTCATCTGGAGGGGCGTGGAGGATTACGAGGACATGAAGAGGTACGCCGCGGTGCAGTCCAAGCCCCTTAAGATAGCGGTGGCCGAGAAAGATAACTGCCCGCAGATATGCGGCCTTTGCCCGGACCATGTGCAGCACACATGCCTAGTGGTCATGGAGATCACCAACGGCTGCAACCTGAAGTGCCCGGTTTGCTTCGCCTCGGCCAACCAGTTCTACAAGTTCAATCCCGCCATGGAGATCATCAAGGGCATGTACCAGACCATGCTCGATTACGTCAATCACCCCATATGCATTCAGATAAGCGGTGGGGAACCGACCATACGTGATGATCTCCCTGACGTCGTCCGCATGGGCAAGCAGATGGGCATCGACCATATCGAACTGAACACCAACGGCATTCGCTTCGCCGAAGACATCGAGTTCCTCAAGAAGGTCAAGGACGCCGGCGTGGACTCGTTGTACTTCTCCTTCGACGGGCTGCACGGTGACATCTACAAACAGACCTGTGGCCGGGACATACTGGCCCAAAAGCTGAAGTGCATTGAGAACTGCGAGAAGGTGGGCATGGGCGTCACCCTGGTTTGCGTCGTATCGCCGAACATCAACCTGGACCGCGTGGGCGAGGTCATCAACTTCGCCAAGTCCAAGGTGCCTACGGTCAAGGGCGTCCACTTCCAGCCCATAGCATACTTCGGCCGCTTCCCCATCGCCCCCAAGGACGAGGACCGGGTGACCATCCCTGATCTGCTGAGGGCCATCGAGGAACAGACCGGCGGGGAGCTGAGGGTGGACAACTTCATCCCCACCTCCTGCTCCAACGTGCATTGCGACGCCAAGTCCATGTCCGTGGTCATGGAGGATGGGACGCTATTCCCCCTGACCAGCCGGGCCTTTGGCCCGCCAAAGGAAACAAAGACCGTGGCCACCAAGACCCGGAAGGAGATATCCGACCTGTGGCGATTCATCGAGGAATCCCTGATCGTCGAGGACGGAGAGGGCGGCGGGGCCAATGAATGGGGTGATTTCGTCGACCGGGCCAAGACAAACTACCTGACCGTCTCCACCATGGCCTTCCAGGACGCCTGGACGTCCGAGACGGAAAGGTTCTGCAACTGCTGCATCCACACCGTGACACCGGATGGGAAGCTGATCCCCTTCTGCCTGTTCAACATCAACTCGCAGGATGGGAAGACCTTGTACCGACACGAGATGTGGTCAAAGTACAGCGAAAAGTGA
- a CDS encoding UbiA family prenyltransferase, which translates to MIPLLKLFRTGNAVMGVIGLIIGVLIATGTDILEHWQPIVWAAVAVFAFIAGGNSLNDYTDREVDKLAHPERPLPSGRVTPRQVLYISAACFVVSFLSSLALNLPSTIIVVLAIVLMMSYEVKLKKDALTGNLEIALLTGMLFLLGGAVVGMMERTYVIALLAFLAILGREIVKDIEDMEGDFDRLTLPKKIGARNAGIVASVSFLVAVALSPLPYLDGTFGIWYLGAVLFADAIFIYCSIVHFENPTKGQKLAKYGMFLALLAFLVGGLL; encoded by the coding sequence GTGATCCCGCTGCTTAAGCTCTTCCGGACGGGCAACGCCGTCATGGGAGTGATCGGATTGATCATCGGGGTGCTGATAGCTACTGGCACTGACATCCTTGAACATTGGCAGCCTATCGTCTGGGCCGCTGTGGCGGTCTTCGCCTTCATCGCCGGGGGAAATTCTCTCAACGATTATACAGATCGTGAGGTGGACAAGCTGGCCCACCCGGAGCGCCCCCTGCCTTCTGGACGGGTGACCCCGAGGCAGGTGCTCTACATCTCGGCGGCCTGCTTCGTAGTATCCTTCCTATCTTCACTGGCCTTGAACCTGCCATCCACGATAATCGTGGTCCTGGCCATCGTGCTGATGATGTCCTACGAGGTCAAGCTTAAGAAGGACGCTTTGACCGGGAACCTGGAGATAGCTTTGCTCACCGGAATGTTGTTCCTGCTGGGAGGGGCGGTGGTGGGCATGATGGAACGCACCTACGTCATCGCCCTTCTAGCCTTCCTGGCCATACTGGGAAGGGAGATCGTCAAGGACATCGAGGACATGGAGGGGGACTTCGATCGGTTGACCTTGCCGAAGAAGATAGGGGCTCGCAACGCCGGGATCGTCGCCAGCGTTTCCTTCCTTGTCGCCGTGGCCCTGAGCCCCCTGCCCTACTTGGACGGGACCTTCGGCATCTGGTACCTCGGAGCGGTCCTCTTCGCCGATGCAATCTTTATATATTGCTCCATAGTTCATTTTGAGAACCCGACCAAAGGGCAGAAGTTGGCTAAGTACGGCATGTTCTTGGCCCTGCTGGCCTTCCTCGTGGGGGGATTGTTGTGA
- a CDS encoding geranylgeranylglyceryl/heptaprenylglyceryl phosphate synthase, giving the protein MNVKDYIYERVKKGTMHMTLLDPAKQSPEHAAKMASVAEGMGTDAIMVGGSTGVTQENLDTTILAIKKKVKVPVIYFPSGAHAISPYADAMYFMSMLNSTTVDNVILQQVKGAPIVKMIKLEPISMGYIIVEPGMKVGKVGKANPIPRAEPKTAAAYALAAEYMGMKLVYLEAGSGAPEAVPLEMIAAVKKTITVPLIVGGGIRDAQTAEKVRLAGADIVVTGTVVEDSDLGEDLRKLIKAAKGTA; this is encoded by the coding sequence GTGAACGTTAAGGATTACATTTATGAGAGGGTAAAGAAAGGGACCATGCACATGACCTTGCTGGACCCTGCCAAGCAGAGCCCGGAGCACGCCGCTAAGATGGCCTCCGTGGCCGAAGGCATGGGAACCGATGCCATCATGGTCGGCGGTTCCACCGGGGTGACCCAGGAGAACCTGGACACTACTATACTGGCCATCAAGAAGAAGGTCAAGGTGCCGGTCATCTACTTCCCCTCCGGAGCCCACGCCATCTCGCCTTACGCTGACGCCATGTACTTCATGAGCATGCTGAACAGCACGACCGTGGATAACGTCATTTTGCAGCAGGTCAAGGGCGCCCCCATCGTCAAGATGATCAAGCTCGAACCCATCTCCATGGGATACATCATCGTCGAGCCGGGAATGAAGGTGGGCAAGGTAGGTAAGGCCAACCCCATCCCGAGGGCCGAACCGAAGACCGCAGCCGCCTACGCTCTGGCCGCGGAATACATGGGCATGAAGCTAGTATATCTGGAGGCCGGGAGCGGCGCTCCGGAGGCCGTGCCCTTGGAGATGATCGCCGCGGTCAAGAAGACCATTACCGTTCCTCTCATCGTCGGAGGAGGCATCAGGGATGCCCAGACCGCCGAGAAGGTCAGGCTGGCCGGGGCGGACATCGTGGTCACCGGGACCGTGGTGGAGGACTCCGACCTCGGAGAGGACCTCAGGAAGCTCATCAAGGCGGCCAAAGGGACCGCCTGA
- the cca gene encoding CCA tRNA nucleotidyltransferase, protein MSLEEKVLLRLRPNEEVQTSLGQAVKDLQSRTTKAIFRTGLPLETMLVGSVAKGTYVGRPDIDLFVLFPPEVERSVLEKVGLKIGKDVLNGETHYAEHPYTHGSFQRFEVDLVPCYKIADPSKLRSAVDRTPFHTRYVLGRLGDDQRDQVRLLKQFMKGIGVYGAEARVQGFSGYLTELLTLGHGDFAAVLKEAADWRPGLVLSVDGEKKGGGEAPMTFADPVDAKRNVASALSLDCLALFIHACREYLKRPDERFFFPRERPVWELRDIRKAFSVRGTSPFVVVLERPDLVDDNLYPQVQRTLQGLKKLLESNDFKVLDQSYLVGKDVRLAFELESSMLPEGRLHQGPPAWTANADEFLDKWRDRGLGQPFLSEGCWNVFIERAFRTPDSLLSQNGGKAALGNDFRDLSEMRCYAKTKAFRADNRPVLTIIVDKRENWRV, encoded by the coding sequence ATGTCCCTGGAGGAAAAGGTGCTGCTCCGGCTAAGGCCGAACGAGGAGGTGCAGACCAGCCTAGGCCAGGCGGTGAAGGACCTGCAGTCCCGCACCACCAAGGCCATCTTCAGGACCGGGCTACCCCTCGAGACCATGCTGGTAGGTTCGGTGGCCAAAGGAACTTACGTAGGAAGGCCGGACATCGACCTCTTCGTCCTCTTCCCCCCTGAGGTGGAAAGGAGCGTCTTGGAGAAGGTCGGTCTGAAGATAGGGAAGGACGTGCTCAACGGGGAGACCCACTATGCCGAGCACCCCTACACCCACGGGTCCTTCCAAAGATTCGAGGTGGACCTGGTACCCTGCTACAAGATTGCTGATCCCAGCAAGCTCCGTTCGGCCGTGGACCGGACCCCGTTCCACACCCGATACGTACTGGGAAGATTGGGGGACGATCAGAGGGACCAGGTGCGTCTGCTCAAGCAGTTCATGAAGGGAATAGGCGTGTACGGCGCCGAGGCCAGAGTACAGGGGTTCTCGGGCTATCTTACAGAACTGCTCACGCTCGGCCATGGCGATTTCGCCGCGGTCCTCAAGGAGGCGGCCGATTGGCGCCCAGGTCTGGTCCTGAGCGTTGATGGTGAAAAGAAGGGCGGCGGTGAGGCACCGATGACCTTCGCCGACCCCGTGGACGCCAAGCGCAACGTGGCCTCGGCGTTGTCCCTGGATTGCCTGGCCTTGTTCATTCACGCCTGCCGGGAATATCTGAAGCGGCCGGACGAACGGTTCTTCTTTCCCCGGGAAAGACCGGTGTGGGAGCTGAGGGACATCCGGAAGGCCTTCAGCGTCAGGGGGACGTCCCCGTTCGTAGTGGTACTGGAGCGACCGGACCTGGTGGACGACAATCTCTATCCGCAGGTCCAACGGACCCTGCAGGGTCTGAAGAAGTTGCTCGAGTCTAACGACTTCAAGGTCCTGGACCAATCCTATTTAGTGGGCAAGGACGTGCGCTTGGCCTTCGAGCTGGAAAGCTCGATGCTGCCGGAGGGAAGGCTGCACCAGGGTCCCCCGGCCTGGACCGCGAACGCGGATGAATTCCTCGATAAATGGCGCGACAGAGGACTGGGACAGCCGTTCCTTTCAGAGGGATGCTGGAATGTCTTTATCGAACGGGCTTTCCGTACTCCGGACTCCTTGCTGTCGCAGAATGGGGGGAAGGCCGCCCTGGGCAACGATTTCCGCGATCTGTCGGAAATGCGCTGTTACGCCAAAACGAAGGCCTTCCGTGCGGATAACCGTCCAGTTCTGACCATAATAGTAGATAAAAGGGAGAACTGGAGGGTTTAA
- a CDS encoding methyltransferase domain-containing protein, with translation MPHATVLFELSGEHPTLPRAEVLACLGAESTGFREKESGQGFLVAECDQGSVSTIAGRLALTHRLGRYLGSAHLEDLEKAVPDLQLPEGTLCVRAKTVEGLHPEVDTFGLAKKVGYLLAADHRIDLSSPDIRLRLLLSDRIHFFIEDREIDRKQFEKRKVAERPFFSPISLHPRYARALVNLTGARKGDVLLDPFCGTGGIVLEAALLGLKAVGSDIDPEMVEGCQRNLEHFGVHDVRVEVSDVGDIESNFAPVEAVATDPPYGRAASTKKEDIDKLYFRGLQAMTGTVVCGGRIGVVLPRPIEATGLQLMQKHEQRVHRSLTRHYHLFIRP, from the coding sequence ATGCCCCATGCCACGGTCCTGTTCGAGCTTTCGGGGGAGCATCCCACCTTACCTCGAGCGGAGGTCCTGGCCTGTTTGGGCGCGGAGTCCACTGGTTTCCGTGAAAAGGAATCCGGCCAGGGATTCCTCGTCGCTGAATGCGACCAGGGCAGCGTATCGACGATAGCCGGACGGTTGGCCCTGACGCACCGCTTAGGACGATACCTCGGAAGCGCACATCTGGAAGACCTAGAGAAGGCGGTTCCCGACCTTCAGCTACCTGAGGGGACGCTCTGCGTTCGGGCCAAGACGGTGGAGGGATTGCATCCCGAGGTCGACACCTTCGGGCTGGCCAAGAAGGTCGGCTACCTGCTCGCCGCTGATCACCGCATAGACCTGTCCTCGCCGGACATCCGCCTGAGGCTGTTGCTATCAGACCGTATACATTTCTTTATCGAGGACCGTGAGATAGACCGGAAGCAGTTCGAAAAACGCAAGGTAGCTGAGCGGCCGTTCTTCTCGCCCATATCTCTTCATCCGCGCTATGCCCGGGCGCTGGTGAACCTCACCGGGGCGAGGAAGGGAGACGTGCTTCTGGACCCCTTCTGCGGTACCGGCGGCATAGTGCTGGAGGCGGCCTTGTTAGGATTGAAGGCCGTGGGATCGGACATAGACCCGGAGATGGTCGAGGGCTGCCAACGCAACCTGGAGCATTTTGGGGTTCACGACGTCAGAGTTGAGGTTTCCGACGTGGGCGATATCGAAAGCAATTTCGCTCCGGTGGAGGCCGTGGCCACCGATCCCCCGTACGGTCGCGCGGCCAGCACCAAGAAGGAAGATATCGACAAGTTGTACTTCCGGGGCCTGCAGGCCATGACCGGGACGGTGGTCTGCGGAGGACGTATCGGGGTGGTGCTTCCCCGGCCGATCGAGGCAACTGGACTACAGCTCATGCAGAAGCACGAACAGCGGGTCCATCGTTCCCTGACCAGGCACTATCACCTGTTCATTCGACCTTGA
- a CDS encoding DUF169 domain-containing protein, translating into MPDAHRTKQAREFRSLLNLGTWPVGVKMYEKASEALSVPGARNLRSTATCHMIVLARHYRTEGVSVSTSQGMKCLWGLACLGMIKTPERLAKGELNRPFTKDDEAAKALQDGIFMLGNEGQRYGAMLIAPLDLMPTEPDAIVAYLTPGQALKVLLGYEYAEGKILKATVAGQSSVCSAIAKVIAGEDAVLDIPCVGDRMWGLVPDDQLVMAFSPRIMDVLLDGIKATDTFSAHPFRPFLNWPVLFPPDMEPRGRELE; encoded by the coding sequence ATGCCGGACGCGCATAGGACCAAGCAGGCCAGGGAGTTCCGCTCACTTTTGAATCTGGGCACCTGGCCGGTGGGGGTCAAGATGTATGAGAAGGCCTCCGAGGCCCTGTCGGTCCCCGGCGCCCGCAACCTTCGTTCCACAGCTACATGCCACATGATCGTCCTCGCTCGCCATTATCGAACGGAGGGGGTGAGCGTATCCACCTCCCAGGGCATGAAGTGCCTGTGGGGCCTGGCCTGTTTAGGAATGATCAAGACCCCGGAAAGGTTGGCCAAGGGTGAATTGAACCGGCCATTCACTAAGGACGACGAGGCGGCCAAGGCCCTGCAGGACGGCATTTTCATGCTGGGGAACGAGGGGCAGAGGTACGGAGCGATGCTGATCGCTCCCCTGGACCTCATGCCAACGGAGCCGGATGCCATCGTCGCCTATCTTACCCCGGGTCAGGCGTTGAAGGTCCTGCTGGGCTACGAGTACGCCGAGGGGAAGATATTGAAGGCCACCGTCGCCGGACAATCCTCGGTCTGCTCGGCCATCGCCAAGGTGATCGCCGGGGAGGACGCGGTGCTGGACATCCCCTGCGTGGGAGATCGCATGTGGGGGTTGGTCCCCGATGATCAGCTGGTCATGGCCTTCTCCCCGCGCATCATGGACGTATTGCTGGACGGCATTAAGGCCACCGACACCTTCTCCGCTCACCCTTTCAGACCGTTCCTCAATTGGCCGGTGCTGTTCCCTCCGGACATGGAGCCACGGGGACGGGAACTGGAGTAG
- a CDS encoding site-2 protease family protein, producing the protein MATREPAAEVESIKAAVSKYFPIYDVRVSYDALTFFVSPDLSTLDQRFDKLRGELKGRMMIPILKYSGGEYTISVVKRPEMRTRGLWLNGILLIITLITTIIAGAVLWASYAGNNDLMRLENYLWGGLFFALPLMAILGTHELSHYLAAKRCGLAASLPFFIPSIPPLGTFGAFISIRDPIPDRKSLVEIGAAGPIGGLLVAIPVTLIGLWLTSMGEPSTGMVGDSGAVAIMVQPLYALLTLFIPLPENVTLHPTAFAAWVGFLVTAINLLPAGQLDGGHVARGLFGDKAKYLSYATVGLLLVLGMYYSGWLLFALLIVFLGLKHPAPLNDITKLDVKRKVLGVFALGILLVTFSPIPLVEIAPDHSFDIEMPGGNETVMMSGSSVYVTMYVNNTGNTNSTITMNVMQVPSNWSVSLFVQGDPEWNATDLLEVLVPYNEGIVVIMKITVPPGDDNATWNLLIEISSLNSNLTTYLDKEIIYTVKVE; encoded by the coding sequence ATGGCCACCCGTGAACCAGCGGCGGAGGTCGAATCGATCAAGGCCGCCGTGTCGAAGTACTTCCCGATATACGATGTCAGGGTGAGCTACGACGCCCTTACCTTCTTCGTCTCCCCCGATCTATCCACTCTGGACCAGAGGTTCGACAAGCTTCGAGGGGAGCTCAAGGGCCGCATGATGATTCCCATCCTCAAATATTCGGGCGGGGAGTACACCATCAGCGTGGTCAAGCGTCCGGAGATGAGAACCCGCGGGCTTTGGCTGAACGGCATTCTCCTGATCATCACGCTCATCACCACCATCATTGCCGGGGCGGTGCTCTGGGCTTCCTACGCCGGCAACAATGACCTGATGCGCCTGGAGAACTACCTCTGGGGCGGTCTGTTCTTCGCTCTTCCCTTGATGGCCATCCTGGGCACGCACGAGCTTAGCCATTACCTGGCAGCGAAAAGATGCGGCTTGGCCGCCTCACTTCCGTTCTTCATCCCTTCCATTCCACCACTGGGCACCTTTGGCGCCTTCATCTCCATACGGGACCCCATTCCCGACCGGAAGTCCCTGGTGGAGATCGGGGCGGCCGGTCCCATCGGTGGGTTGCTGGTCGCCATTCCGGTGACCCTCATCGGCCTGTGGTTGACCTCCATGGGAGAGCCCTCCACCGGCATGGTGGGCGACAGCGGAGCGGTGGCCATAATGGTCCAGCCCCTGTACGCCCTGCTCACCCTGTTCATTCCGTTGCCGGAGAACGTCACCCTGCACCCCACGGCCTTTGCCGCCTGGGTGGGCTTCCTGGTAACAGCCATCAACCTTCTGCCGGCAGGACAGTTGGACGGTGGGCACGTGGCCCGTGGACTATTTGGTGATAAGGCGAAGTACCTGAGCTACGCTACCGTGGGCCTGCTGCTGGTCCTGGGCATGTACTACAGTGGCTGGCTGCTGTTCGCCCTGCTCATCGTCTTCCTGGGGCTCAAGCATCCCGCCCCTCTCAACGACATAACCAAGCTGGACGTGAAAAGGAAGGTTCTGGGCGTGTTCGCCCTCGGCATATTGCTGGTGACCTTCTCCCCCATACCCCTGGTGGAGATAGCCCCCGACCACTCCTTCGACATCGAGATGCCGGGGGGCAACGAGACGGTCATGATGTCCGGTTCCTCCGTTTATGTGACAATGTACGTGAACAACACCGGGAACACCAACTCCACCATAACTATGAACGTCATGCAGGTGCCCAGCAATTGGAGCGTTTCGCTCTTTGTGCAAGGTGATCCTGAATGGAACGCCACCGACCTGCTAGAAGTTCTCGTGCCCTACAACGAGGGCATCGTGGTCATCATGAAGATCACCGTGCCCCCAGGCGATGACAACGCTACTTGGAACCTGCTCATCGAGATCTCGTCGCTGAACAGCAACCTCACAACTTATCTGGACAAAGAGATAATCTACACCGTCAAGGTCGAATGA
- the pdxT gene encoding pyridoxal 5'-phosphate synthase glutaminase subunit PdxT, which yields MKVGVISVQGAVPEHMRMSQLALTEMGRNGEVITVRRPEELSSVDCLIIPGGESTTISKLLRKFRLFDDIVRMGADGVPIMGTCAGCVLLAKEGGAQAERTGTELLGLMDMAVERNAFGRQRESFEAHLNIDRMKAPFPGVFIRAPLITKSWGECEVVCRHQGEAVMARQGNMIALSFHPELTSDPRLHQMLFSFV from the coding sequence ATGAAGGTTGGGGTCATCTCCGTTCAGGGCGCTGTGCCCGAGCACATGCGGATGTCCCAGCTGGCGCTGACGGAGATGGGCAGGAACGGTGAGGTCATCACCGTCAGGCGACCGGAGGAACTGAGCTCCGTCGACTGCCTGATCATCCCCGGCGGGGAGAGCACCACCATCTCCAAGCTCTTGCGCAAGTTCCGCCTCTTCGACGACATCGTGCGGATGGGAGCGGACGGCGTCCCCATCATGGGCACCTGCGCGGGATGCGTGCTCCTGGCCAAAGAAGGAGGAGCGCAGGCCGAGCGCACGGGGACCGAGCTCCTAGGCCTCATGGACATGGCCGTGGAACGAAACGCCTTCGGCCGGCAGCGCGAATCGTTCGAGGCCCATTTGAACATAGATAGAATGAAAGCGCCTTTTCCCGGCGTGTTCATCAGGGCCCCGCTCATTACGAAATCCTGGGGAGAGTGCGAGGTCGTATGCCGTCACCAGGGGGAAGCGGTCATGGCTCGTCAGGGGAACATGATAGCTCTCTCGTTTCACCCCGAGCTTACCTCGGACCCCCGCCTGCACCAGATGCTTTTCTCGTTCGTGTGA
- the radA gene encoding DNA repair and recombination protein RadA has protein sequence MANANIEELPGVGPATADKLREAGYTNLMTIAVESPKTLADTCDIGEATAIKIIDAAKKAADVGGFEPGDVILERRKNLSRLTTGSKAFDELLGNGLESQAITEFYGEFGSGKTQICFQLAVNATLPKEKGGLDGDVVMIDTENTFRPERIVQMANALDLDPEEVLKRIHVARAYNSSHQMLLVEKALEVSKISPVKLMIVDSLTAHFRAEFVGRGTLAERQGLLNKHMHELLSFAEVNNAVIAVTNQVSAKPDAFFGDPTRPVGGHIVGHASTYRVYLRKSKGNRRIARLIDSPDRPEAEVVITVSEEGVRD, from the coding sequence ATGGCGAACGCCAACATTGAAGAGTTGCCTGGAGTAGGACCCGCAACTGCCGATAAGCTTAGAGAAGCTGGATATACTAATCTAATGACCATCGCGGTGGAGTCGCCCAAGACCTTGGCCGACACCTGCGACATTGGCGAGGCGACCGCCATCAAGATCATCGATGCCGCCAAGAAGGCCGCCGATGTAGGAGGATTCGAACCGGGCGATGTCATCCTGGAAAGGAGAAAGAACCTGAGCCGGTTGACCACGGGTTCGAAGGCCTTCGATGAGCTTCTTGGAAACGGCCTGGAATCCCAAGCCATAACCGAGTTCTATGGAGAGTTCGGCAGCGGAAAGACACAGATATGCTTCCAGTTGGCCGTCAACGCTACTCTACCGAAGGAGAAGGGGGGGCTCGACGGTGACGTGGTCATGATCGACACCGAGAACACCTTCCGCCCGGAAAGGATCGTTCAGATGGCCAATGCTCTGGATTTGGACCCGGAAGAGGTCCTGAAGCGCATACATGTCGCCCGCGCTTACAATTCCTCGCACCAGATGCTCCTGGTGGAAAAAGCCTTAGAGGTTAGCAAGATCAGCCCGGTCAAGCTGATGATCGTAGATTCTCTGACAGCCCACTTCCGTGCCGAGTTCGTTGGGCGCGGTACATTGGCCGAGAGGCAGGGATTGTTGAACAAACATATGCACGAGCTCCTGAGCTTCGCCGAGGTCAACAACGCGGTGATAGCGGTCACTAACCAGGTATCGGCCAAGCCGGACGCCTTCTTCGGCGACCCGACGAGGCCTGTGGGCGGCCACATAGTAGGACACGCTTCAACTTACAGGGTCTACCTGAGGAAGAGCAAGGGTAACCGCAGGATCGCTAGGCTCATCGATTCCCCGGACCGGCCGGAGGCGGAAGTGGTCATCACTGTGTCTGAGGAAGGCGTGAGGGATTAG